In Arcobacter sp. F155, one DNA window encodes the following:
- a CDS encoding glycosyltransferase yields the protein MKKIVFFTQSLECGGVQKSVSTLANSLKYRFKVSIILAEDHKDFFYKVDNIDVFKIKTLKINTKEKNVGLKLFDYRKKELEALLEKISPEIVISYEDYHNLILLNTNYKCKKIISIRNSIYNLYKKEERIHLLDSNFYFENIKLFYPKADKIITVSNHINNELKELCDLSNIVTIYNGISENNSNELFNYHKPFILNVARLNKRKGQCDLIEAFNLIKDNIEHDLFIIGDGVEKEKLQTLIKNLNISDRVKLLGRKRPSSYIKSCDLFVFPSKSEGFSNVILEVISCKKNILAYNYKGSNEILPSQNTIEIGEIRLLANKILYFLQNEKINEQYADNLFNISKKFTLEKTLENYKKEILSLCVE from the coding sequence ATGAAAAAAATTGTTTTTTTTACACAAAGCCTAGAGTGTGGAGGGGTTCAAAAGTCTGTATCAACTCTTGCAAACTCTTTGAAATATAGATTTAAAGTATCAATCATTCTTGCAGAAGATCATAAAGATTTTTTTTATAAAGTTGATAATATAGATGTTTTTAAAATCAAAACTTTAAAAATTAATACAAAAGAAAAAAATGTTGGATTAAAACTATTTGATTATAGAAAAAAAGAATTAGAGGCTCTGCTAGAAAAAATTTCACCAGAGATTGTGATTAGCTATGAAGATTATCATAATTTAATATTATTAAATACAAATTATAAATGTAAAAAAATTATTTCTATTAGAAACTCTATTTATAATTTATATAAAAAAGAAGAAAGAATACATTTACTTGATAGTAACTTTTATTTTGAAAATATAAAACTCTTCTATCCTAAAGCAGATAAAATTATAACTGTTAGTAATCATATCAATAATGAACTCAAAGAATTATGTGATTTAAGTAATATTGTAACTATTTATAATGGTATTTCAGAAAATAATTCTAATGAACTTTTTAATTATCATAAACCTTTTATTTTAAATGTAGCGAGATTAAATAAAAGGAAAGGGCAATGTGATCTTATAGAAGCATTCAACTTAATAAAAGATAATATTGAACATGATCTATTTATTATTGGAGATGGTGTAGAAAAAGAAAAATTGCAAACTTTGATAAAAAATTTAAATATTAGTGATAGAGTAAAATTGCTTGGAAGAAAAAGACCAAGTTCTTATATTAAATCATGTGATTTATTTGTTTTCCCTTCAAAATCAGAAGGCTTCTCTAATGTTATTCTTGAAGTAATATCTTGTAAAAAAAATATTTTGGCCTATAATTATAAAGGTAGCAATGAAATACTCCCCTCTCAGAACACTATAGAAATAGGAGAGATTAGATTGCTTGCAAATAAAATTTTGTATTTTCTTCAAAATGAAAAAATAAATGAACAATATGCAGATAATTTATTTAATATTTCAAAGAAGTTTACTTTAGAAAAAACTTTAGAAAATTATAAGAAGGAAATACTCTCGTTATGTGTGGAATAG
- a CDS encoding class I SAM-dependent methyltransferase: protein MNIMDFISFKLLPKLTGENKKPNVYITHLNYLNWFQLKKSIKKSTPYIKGKCIDIGSGNSPYKKYIINNVDEYICVDKSNVHQHLFSNSKEKFIDADIKNLPFENNSFDTVILTQVLEHIDEPFKALSEIKRVLKKDGILILSVPFIYQAHAIPYDYFRFSEYGLKKICQDYNFHILEFHRQGYLGTTIFSILNGAIWNLISRKKYLRNTIALPFLLLIFSINNILGLLLDKIELKEYSPNFWLILKSN from the coding sequence ATGAATATAATGGATTTTATTTCTTTCAAACTTCTTCCTAAATTAACAGGTGAAAATAAAAAACCAAATGTGTATATAACACATTTAAATTATTTGAACTGGTTTCAACTTAAGAAATCTATAAAAAAAAGTACTCCTTATATAAAGGGAAAATGTATAGATATTGGTTCTGGGAATTCACCTTATAAAAAATATATTATTAATAATGTTGATGAGTATATTTGTGTAGATAAAAGTAATGTTCATCAGCATTTATTCTCTAACTCAAAAGAAAAATTCATTGATGCAGATATAAAAAACCTTCCTTTTGAGAATAATAGTTTTGATACAGTGATATTAACTCAAGTATTAGAACATATTGATGAACCATTTAAAGCCTTAAGTGAAATAAAAAGAGTTCTTAAAAAAGATGGGATATTAATTCTATCAGTACCTTTTATTTATCAAGCTCATGCAATACCATATGATTATTTTAGGTTTAGTGAATATGGATTGAAAAAAATATGTCAAGATTACAATTTTCACATACTTGAGTTTCATCGACAAGGGTATTTAGGTACAACTATTTTTTCTATTTTAAATGGAGCTATATGGAATTTAATAAGTAGGAAAAAGTATTTAAGAAATACAATAGCTTTACCTTTTTTATTATTGATTTTTAGTATAAATAATATATTAGGATTACTTCTAGATAAGATTGAACTAAAGGAATATTCTCCTAATTTTTGGCTTATTTTAAAAAGTAATTAA
- a CDS encoding O-methyltransferase codes for MGFEVSDYKKFDEIEQIRENSKKNTYNIKLFDYGAGAPNNSRTLEESYLGIQRETTIKDICSVGLKGKWAELIYSLVKESKPLNILELGTCCGFSSIYMAKASPLSIIHTIEGDNTLASIAEKHIKKANCSNIRQYIGKFQDILDEVLEEIALIDFAFIDGHHDKDATIKYFNQIKPFLTENAIVVFDDISWSEGMKEAWKIVKSDKVISSVEDLEKLGICYIKKG; via the coding sequence TTGGGATTTGAAGTATCAGACTACAAAAAATTTGACGAGATAGAGCAAATTCGAGAAAATTCAAAAAAAAATACATATAATATTAAACTATTTGATTATGGAGCAGGAGCCCCAAATAACTCTAGAACGCTTGAAGAATCTTATCTAGGTATTCAACGTGAAACTACCATTAAAGATATTTGTTCTGTTGGATTAAAAGGGAAGTGGGCTGAATTAATATATTCTTTAGTAAAAGAATCAAAACCTTTAAATATATTAGAATTAGGTACTTGTTGTGGTTTTTCAAGTATATATATGGCAAAAGCTTCACCTTTGTCAATTATTCATACTATTGAAGGAGATAATACTTTAGCTTCAATAGCTGAAAAACATATCAAAAAAGCCAACTGTTCAAATATAAGACAATATATAGGAAAATTTCAAGATATTTTAGATGAAGTATTAGAAGAGATAGCTCTTATTGATTTTGCTTTTATTGATGGGCATCATGATAAAGATGCAACAATTAAATATTTTAATCAGATTAAACCTTTTTTAACAGAAAATGCAATTGTAGTTTTTGATGATATTTCATGGTCTGAAGGTATGAAAGAAGCATGGAAGATAGTAAAGAGTGATAAAGTTATATCAAGTGTAGAAGATTTGGAAAAACTTGGAATTTGTTATATTAAAAAAGGTTAA
- a CDS encoding DUF354 domain-containing protein → MIWFDLVTPKSVLFFIPIVKAIEKRGKKVLITAREGKDYSEVVKLLNLYNMDFINRGEFGGACLKDKLHASIERQKALMEYVTIYDIDKLVCLCSVDANRVAFGLGIPVINFYDIPLSDYNTNFKKALPQARLTLPLSNKVFKPFVVPDEIFLRFSLDDEQIFDYSFIDPVIWLKNFEPDFEYVKNVLKSYNLDLSKKMIIIREEEYKSSYVDKKYPILYEALEEIYNTTNSNIIIIPRYESSYLKKEFPFAIVLEEKVIIQHLLAYADLFIGGGGTLNTEACFFNTPTISTRSFICHYDKYQIDNDLMYWVNTKEDLLNKVFSLLEKNKNDKDNIFSKMEVNIEAIVEEILN, encoded by the coding sequence ATGATTTGGTTTGATTTAGTTACTCCAAAGTCAGTTTTATTTTTTATTCCTATTGTTAAAGCAATTGAAAAAAGAGGTAAAAAAGTTTTAATAACAGCAAGAGAAGGTAAAGACTATTCTGAGGTAGTAAAACTATTAAATCTTTATAATATGGATTTTATTAATAGAGGAGAGTTTGGTGGGGCTTGCCTTAAAGATAAACTACATGCTTCAATTGAGAGACAAAAAGCACTTATGGAGTATGTAACTATTTATGATATTGATAAATTAGTTTGTTTATGCTCTGTTGATGCAAATAGGGTTGCTTTTGGTTTAGGAATACCAGTAATTAATTTCTATGATATTCCTTTATCTGATTATAATACAAACTTTAAAAAAGCATTACCTCAAGCAAGATTAACTCTTCCATTATCTAATAAAGTATTTAAACCTTTTGTTGTACCTGATGAGATATTTCTACGATTCTCTTTAGATGATGAACAAATTTTTGATTATAGTTTTATAGATCCTGTAATTTGGTTAAAAAATTTCGAACCAGATTTTGAATATGTTAAAAATGTTCTTAAATCATATAATCTTGATTTATCAAAAAAGATGATTATTATTAGAGAAGAAGAGTATAAATCTTCTTATGTTGATAAGAAGTATCCTATTTTATATGAAGCATTAGAAGAGATTTATAATACAACAAACTCAAATATTATTATTATTCCAAGATATGAAAGCTCTTATTTAAAAAAAGAGTTTCCTTTTGCTATTGTTTTAGAAGAAAAGGTGATAATTCAACATCTTTTAGCTTATGCTGATTTATTTATAGGTGGAGGTGGAACTTTAAATACAGAAGCATGTTTTTTTAATACTCCAACTATTTCTACAAGAAGTTTTATATGTCATTACGATAAATACCAAATAGATAATGATTTGATGTATTGGGTTAATACAAAAGAAGATTTACTAAATAAAGTTTTTTCTTTGTTAGAAAAAAATAAAAATGATAAAGATAATATTTTTTCCAAAATGGAAGTAAATATAGAAGCAATTGTAGAAGAGATATTAAATTAA
- a CDS encoding class I SAM-dependent methyltransferase: MLKKCPFCETYNKNFESFGFDFPILKKLNVIGGGKRENAKCPKCFSIDRERLIYLYLNQFTKIFTDSLDVLHIAPEKRLREKIELNKNINYTTADLYKNFVDINFDLCNIPLENNSFDIIICNHVLEHIVEDKKAMKELKRILKPEGIAILQVPFSRLLEKTYENKTILSEKEREIHFGQNDHVRIYGIDYLKRLENIGFIAEEFKWTEHKEFTIEDYAINEEEPIFIVKNK, translated from the coding sequence ATGCTTAAGAAATGCCCTTTTTGTGAAACTTACAATAAAAATTTTGAATCATTTGGTTTTGACTTTCCTATTTTAAAAAAACTTAATGTAATTGGTGGTGGAAAAAGAGAAAATGCAAAATGTCCAAAATGTTTTAGTATAGATAGAGAGCGCTTGATTTATTTGTATCTTAATCAATTTACAAAGATATTTACAGATTCATTAGATGTATTACATATTGCTCCAGAAAAAAGACTTAGGGAAAAAATTGAACTAAATAAGAATATCAATTATACAACAGCTGATTTATATAAGAACTTTGTAGATATAAATTTTGACTTATGTAATATCCCTTTAGAAAATAATAGTTTTGATATTATAATTTGTAACCATGTTCTTGAACATATAGTTGAGGACAAAAAAGCGATGAAAGAATTAAAAAGAATTCTAAAACCAGAAGGTATAGCTATTTTACAAGTACCATTTTCAAGACTATTAGAAAAAACTTACGAGAATAAAACTATTTTATCAGAAAAAGAAAGAGAAATACATTTTGGACAAAATGATCATGTACGTATTTATGGTATCGATTATTTAAAACGACTAGAGAATATTGGCTTTATTGCTGAAGAGTTCAAATGGACAGAGCATAAAGAATTCACAATAGAAGACTATGCAATTAATGAAGAAGAACCTATCTTTATAGTAAAAAATAAATAA
- the asnB gene encoding asparagine synthase (glutamine-hydrolyzing), whose translation MCGIVGCNFYSQNFYKSIELLSHRGPDNLGYYEYHNNYFGHTRLSIIDLNDEANQPMVFDDIIITFNGEIYNYKKLIKEESLSCITKSDTEVIIRLYQKYDISFLNLLEGMFSFCIYDKRKKRYFAARDKFGEKPFYYYFKNNKFIYASEIKSILKLLDYKPEVNKEALYEYMSYNTPINGNTFYKDIFKLDSSSYLLLEEDLKIQQYFSLENIETYFYDEKTILNDLENLLFSSIEKRLVSDVNVGTFLSGGIDSSFISSIYTRITNNKINTFSLGFKEFNEYNELPYAKQVSNYINSNHNEILVSRNDFIENIDNMLLYTDEPFADTASIPTFILSNFVRKQGIKAVLSGEGGDECFLGYGLYKKALQYPTISELGDWNLTKEWEYNNRALNHQRVYQSYGECFTEYQKKELFKTYKIKNRLKEYENSYEDIKWMSYIDFRIWISDVLMTKVDRMSMANSLEVRAPFLDSNLVEYLFKVDSKIKKGEYSKYLLKQISQKYLPKDIVFREKKGFSSPFIEWVLDFYKNKCLDIILETNASLNLFNEDFIKFLFNEAKNKRFKQHFWNLFIFAKWFKENY comes from the coding sequence ATGTGTGGAATAGTAGGTTGTAATTTTTATTCACAGAATTTTTATAAATCAATTGAACTACTTAGCCATAGAGGGCCTGATAATTTAGGATATTATGAATATCATAATAATTACTTTGGGCATACTCGTTTATCTATTATTGACCTAAATGACGAAGCAAATCAACCAATGGTGTTTGATGATATTATTATTACTTTTAATGGAGAAATATATAATTATAAGAAGTTAATAAAAGAAGAAAGTTTAAGTTGTATTACAAAATCAGATACAGAAGTTATTATTAGACTCTATCAAAAATATGATATAAGCTTTTTAAATTTATTGGAAGGTATGTTTTCTTTTTGTATTTATGATAAAAGAAAAAAAAGATATTTTGCGGCAAGGGATAAATTTGGTGAAAAACCATTTTACTATTATTTTAAAAATAATAAATTTATCTATGCAAGTGAAATAAAATCAATTTTAAAATTACTTGACTATAAGCCTGAAGTAAATAAAGAAGCATTGTATGAATATATGTCATATAATACACCTATAAATGGAAACACTTTTTATAAAGATATTTTTAAATTAGATAGTAGCTCATATTTATTGTTAGAAGAAGATTTGAAAATTCAACAATATTTTTCTTTAGAGAATATTGAAACTTATTTTTATGATGAAAAAACAATTTTAAATGATTTAGAAAATCTACTTTTTAGTAGTATTGAGAAAAGACTAGTTTCGGATGTAAATGTAGGGACTTTTTTATCTGGAGGTATAGACTCTTCTTTTATTTCTTCAATATATACTCGGATCACAAATAATAAAATCAATACTTTTAGTCTAGGTTTTAAAGAATTCAATGAATATAATGAATTACCATATGCAAAACAAGTCTCAAACTATATTAATTCAAATCACAATGAAATACTAGTAAGTAGAAATGACTTTATCGAAAACATAGATAATATGCTACTTTATACAGATGAACCTTTTGCTGATACTGCTTCTATACCTACTTTTATACTGTCAAACTTTGTTCGAAAGCAAGGAATAAAAGCAGTTTTATCCGGAGAAGGAGGAGATGAGTGTTTTTTAGGATATGGACTTTATAAAAAAGCCTTGCAATATCCTACAATATCAGAACTAGGAGATTGGAATTTAACAAAGGAATGGGAATATAATAATAGAGCTTTAAATCATCAAAGAGTTTATCAGTCATATGGAGAATGCTTTACAGAATATCAGAAAAAAGAGTTATTTAAAACATACAAAATAAAAAATAGATTGAAAGAGTATGAAAATAGTTATGAAGATATTAAATGGATGTCCTATATAGACTTTAGAATTTGGATAAGTGATGTGCTTATGACAAAAGTTGATAGAATGTCTATGGCTAACTCCTTAGAAGTAAGAGCCCCTTTTTTAGATTCAAATCTTGTTGAATACCTTTTTAAAGTTGATTCAAAAATTAAAAAAGGAGAATATTCAAAATATTTATTAAAACAGATATCTCAAAAGTATTTACCTAAAGATATAGTTTTTAGAGAAAAAAAAGGATTTAGTTCTCCTTTTATTGAGTGGGTATTAGATTTCTATAAAAATAAATGTTTAGATATTATTCTTGAAACTAATGCAAGTTTAAATTTGTTTAATGAAGATTTTATAAAATTTTTATTTAATGAAGCGAAAAACAAAAGATTTAAGCAACATTTTTGGAACCTCTTTATTTTTGCAAAATGGTTTAAAGAAAACTATTAA